A DNA window from Drosophila pseudoobscura strain MV-25-SWS-2005 chromosome 2, UCI_Dpse_MV25, whole genome shotgun sequence contains the following coding sequences:
- the Pex11c gene encoding peroxisomal membrane protein 11C isoform X2 → MSSTSKFVSEFCDIIDSYGGRDKVMKALCYSAKLVAGYHAKRNPDLAKRYATASSKISGARATLRLIDDIPMIQYALEYGLGENEPDRVMAVLGVTANIVDLLYYPIEKVCWLAEHKIVDVKNADRWDNVNSIFWVLSVYLNLMRTMRNFSLNQEKLSCNPKLSDIDATVLAKHRLELVSIARISLDFVHAVSTLPGGYLWGGKLTTFQVGAIGTLSAGLGIYQIFAKRRLNK, encoded by the exons ATGAGCAGCACATCGAAGTTTGTGAGCGAATTCTGTGATATTATCGACTCCTATGGCGGGCGTGATAAG GTGATGAAAGCGCTCTGCTACAGCGCCAAACTGGTGGCTGGCTACCATGCTAAAAGGAATCCCGATTTGGCTAAGCGATATGCCACGGCCAGCTCGAAGATAtctggagccagagccacccTGCGTCTGATCGATGACATTCCCATGATACAGTACGCCCTCGAGTATGGCTTGGGAGAGAATGAGCCGGATCGCGTTATGGCTGTGCTGGGGGTGACGGCCAATATTGTGGACCTGCTGTACTATCCCATCGAGAAGGTCTGCTGGCTGGCCGAGCACAAGATTGTGGATGTGAAGAATGCGGACAGATGGGACAACGTAAACTCTATATTCTGGGTGCTCTCCGTTTACCTCAACCTAATGCG AACAATGCGTAACTTCTCCCTGAATCAGGAAAAACTGAGCTGCAATCCGAAGCTAAGCGA CATTGATGCCACTGTCTTGGCCAAGCATCGCCTAGAGCTGGTGTCTATTGCTCGCATATCCCTGGACTTTGTGCACGCTGTCAGCACCCTGCCCGGTGGCTACCTTTGGGGCGGCAAGCTCACCACCTTCCAGGTGGGGGCGATAGGCACCCTATCCGCCGGCCTAGGCATCTATCAGATCTTTGCCAAGAGAAGACTGAACAAGTAG
- the Pex11c gene encoding peroxisomal membrane protein 11C isoform X1, whose translation MLNTIAGKQLTRCQIKKIIRCERKVMKALCYSAKLVAGYHAKRNPDLAKRYATASSKISGARATLRLIDDIPMIQYALEYGLGENEPDRVMAVLGVTANIVDLLYYPIEKVCWLAEHKIVDVKNADRWDNVNSIFWVLSVYLNLMRTMRNFSLNQEKLSCNPKLSDIDATVLAKHRLELVSIARISLDFVHAVSTLPGGYLWGGKLTTFQVGAIGTLSAGLGIYQIFAKRRLNK comes from the exons ATGCTGAATACTATAGCCGGCAAGCAGTTAACCCGCTGCCAGATAAAGAAGATTATACGCTGCGAGAGAAAG GTGATGAAAGCGCTCTGCTACAGCGCCAAACTGGTGGCTGGCTACCATGCTAAAAGGAATCCCGATTTGGCTAAGCGATATGCCACGGCCAGCTCGAAGATAtctggagccagagccacccTGCGTCTGATCGATGACATTCCCATGATACAGTACGCCCTCGAGTATGGCTTGGGAGAGAATGAGCCGGATCGCGTTATGGCTGTGCTGGGGGTGACGGCCAATATTGTGGACCTGCTGTACTATCCCATCGAGAAGGTCTGCTGGCTGGCCGAGCACAAGATTGTGGATGTGAAGAATGCGGACAGATGGGACAACGTAAACTCTATATTCTGGGTGCTCTCCGTTTACCTCAACCTAATGCG AACAATGCGTAACTTCTCCCTGAATCAGGAAAAACTGAGCTGCAATCCGAAGCTAAGCGA CATTGATGCCACTGTCTTGGCCAAGCATCGCCTAGAGCTGGTGTCTATTGCTCGCATATCCCTGGACTTTGTGCACGCTGTCAGCACCCTGCCCGGTGGCTACCTTTGGGGCGGCAAGCTCACCACCTTCCAGGTGGGGGCGATAGGCACCCTATCCGCCGGCCTAGGCATCTATCAGATCTTTGCCAAGAGAAGACTGAACAAGTAG
- the wda gene encoding TAF5-like RNA polymerase II p300/CBP-associated factor-associated factor 65 kDa subunit 5L: MSLPSANSNNNNNNNNNHTHASSPIYTGAAGIKTTVTKKSSKNDLLRCAVGLLLKQKNYVSNERFRRSDFLLLQNKNQFAVSKMLETDLHGGNSFTYSNVQVITNNQHMVDQQFGRFSQFVEAQPEPLRIEMKRFYGPMLCHFYLDLLKAREAKGAGELLRKYAHLVAPVELYDAPMPTKINGCTSADSTFHIRFAREAQDTGDTELDYFMNLLQILSGCIKLETAEADDTVTHFRSSKYELHTTSQVVDKICGYLQRRGHVLVMNLLYTWVHVQIVENEQRVFSEDHLMGLTDDVDAEDVEDGTTGTFSIRSEQKPGKSIAEKNSRKRPAEDPIIKLENDIKKDPDGAEFTEAARSQLNVDGCLETLKSCTSQVLKAQIELPRFLKISERTRGLTAAHVDASECHMVAGFDNSSVQLWQLNQHSCRGKSFYRRYPQTQCPWELNNCDYNEEEEQGEPESSEKSRDCTEEERRERSRAERLKYADNSFNEYGGLQLRGHTRGVTDVRFSAHYPLLYSVSKDATMRCWRAHNLHCAAIYRSHNYPIWCMDESPVGQYVVTGSKDLSARLWSLEREHALIIYAGHTQDVECVAFHPNGSYLASGSADHSVRLWCATSGKLMRVFTDCRQAVTNLAFSPDGKMLAAAGEEAKVRIFDLAAGAQLSELKDHPSPVSSLAWSPHNQHLATTCSDGSLRLWDIKKLSPMSDNSSGGCSTSSTSYLSGTSNRLFAMNSSCQRLVDVFYGKSKTLYCIGA; the protein is encoded by the exons ATGAGTTTGCCCAgtgccaacagcaacaacaacaataacaacaataataaccACACACACGCCTCTTCGCCGATCTACACTGGTGCTGCCGGCATAAAAACGACAGTAACCAAAAAATCCTCAAAGAACGATTTGCTGCGCTGCGCCGTAGGACTGCTGCTGAAGCAGAAAAACTATGTG AGCAATGAACGGTTCCGCCGCTCGGactttctcctgctgcagaaCAAGAATCAGTTTGCCGTAAGCAAAATGCTGGAGACGGACCTGCATGGCGGCAACAGTTTCACCTACTCGAACGTCCAGGTGATCACCAACAACCAGCACATGGTGGACCAGCAGTTCGGACGCTTCTCGCAGTTCGTGGAGGCCCAGCCTGAGCCGCTGCGAATCGAGATGAAGCGTTTCTACGGGCCCATGCTGTGCCACTTTTACCTGGATCTGCTGAAAGCGCGGGAAGCCAAGGGCGCCGGCGAACTGCTGCGAAAGTATGCGCACCTGGTGGCCCCCGTGGAGCTCTACGACGCCCCCATGCCCACCAAGATCAATGGCTGCACCTCGGCGGATTCCACCTTTCACATACGGTTTGCGCGGGAGGCGCAGGACACCGGCGACACGGAGCTGGACTACTTCATGAACCTGCTGCAGATACTCAGTGGCTGCATTAAGCTGGAAACTGCCGAGGCAGACGACACTGTGACCCACTTTCGCTCCTCCAAGTACGAGCTGCACACCACATCTCAGGTGGTGGACAAGATCTGTGGCTATCTGCAGCGACGTGGTCATGTACTCGTCATGAACCTGCTGTACACCTGGGTGCATGTGCAAATCGTGGAGAACGAGCAGCGAGTCTTTAGCGAGGATCATCTGATGGGCCTAACAGACGACGTCGATGCGGAGGATGTGGAAGACGGCACCACCGGCACTTTCAGTATTCGGAGTGAGCAGAAGCCGGGCAAGTCCATCGCAGAGAAAAACAGCAGAAAGAGGCCTGCCGAGGACCCAATCATCAAGTTGGAGAACGACATCAAGAAGGACCCGGACGGCGCCGAATTCACGGAGGCCGCCAGGTCCCAGCTCAATGTAGATGGCTGTCTGGAAACCCTTAAGTCCTGCACATCGCAAGTACTCAAGGCTCAGATCGAACTCCCGCGTTTCCTAAAGATAAGCGAGCGAACGCGTGGCCTCACCGCAGCCCATGTGGATGCCAGCGAGTGCCACATGGTGGCGGGCTTCGACAACTCCTCCGTTCAGCTGTGGCAGCTCAATCAGCATAGTTGCCGGGGCAAGAGCTTCTACAGACGCTATCCGCAAACGCAGTGTCCCTGGGAACTAAACAATTGCGACTacaacgaggaggaggagcagggcGAGCCGGAAAGCAGCGAGAAGAGTCGTGATTGCACCGAGGAAGAGCGTAGGGAACGCAGCAGGGCTGAACGTCTGAAATATGCAGATAATTCATT CAACGAGTATGGCGGCTTGCAGCTGCGTGGCCATACCAGAGGCGTCACCGACGTGCGATTCTCAGCCCACTATCCGCTCCTGTATAGCGTTTCGAAGGACGCCACCATGCGCTGCTGGCGGGCCCACAACCTGCACTGCGCCGCCATATACCGCAGCCACAACTATCCCATTTGGTGCATGGACGAGAGCCCCGTGGGCCAGTATGTGGTCACAGGGTCCAAGGATTTGAGCGCCCGCCTGTGGTCCCTGGAGCGCGAGCATGCGCTCATCATCTATGCAGGCCACACGCAGGACGTGGAG TGTGTTGCCTTTCATCCGAATGGCAGCTACTTGGCCAGTGGATCCGCAGATCACTCGGTCCGTCTGTGGTGCGCCACCAGCGGTAAGCTGATGCGTGTGTTTACAGATTGCCGCCAGGCAGTGACAAACCTGGCCTTCAGTCCCGATGGCAAAATGCTGGCCGCCGCCGGGGAGGAGGCCAAGGTGCGCATATTCGATCTGGCTGCCGGGGCACAGCTGAGCGAGCTTAAGGATCATCCGTCACCGGTTAGCTCTTTGGCTTGGAGTCCACACAATCAGCATTTGGCCACGACCTGCAGCGATGGCAGTCTGAGGCTCTGGGACATCAAGAAGCTCTCTCCCATGAG CGACAACAGCAGTGGAGGATGCTCCACATCATCGACCTCTTACCTATCGGGCACATCGAATCGTCTGTTCGCCATGAATAGTTCCTGCCAGCGTCTGGTCGACGTGTTTTACGGGAAGAGCAAAACGCTCTACTGCATTGGCGCTTAA
- the EloA gene encoding transcription elongation factor B polypeptide 3, with protein MTSTNNLVDVVRHYQRSIEKHGEDEKRLMHCITKLFNLPIKFEHLQETGIGKTVNALRKFNGEVGVAARTLVTRWKAMVAAEEEPAEPTPSAIGTTSHEEDSGKSNGRRSSEDEPELEYKGSNSSSGGEDGHSSSKRKSGHDDSSSKNKSERSSSSRHHSKSSKSDKESDKKHKSSRHDRSRDKDKDKERESRKESKEHRDKKSNGEHKTKDSSSPNKSSSSSSHRSSTSQHTSKAESHKSDKEHRKSKHEKSIKEDKPQHIDQKTSKEKSDVHKSSSSSSKSSKSSKSSKRHRSPQRQEEELAHKPKIAKNTTTKEATGQEDSVDGFDSSMGANFDDVLGMLNMPMSSSKKNSSSRAKHVAKPHTAASTSSTATSSTAPSAAAAVAPSFREATSSSSRAVTTKKPELLASTAKLEPLDPSIALELPTISNNYKPLPLNQTVMDVVFNHGGGTHKPSAARYFNESEALAAGISSKTMRTKIYSGVRTGQILQVASLFDLCTRVLQKNIDALEYTGGVPFEVLRPVLERATPQQLLNFEEYNPYLMDDSDVLWQMHVTRNCRSQRREEMETWREMYLRCQEEKDRKLSILAESIKASQRISEAPVRKTQLAFVDSMVKPPRSVQRKQEQYGTRGKLIATPAARVAALSSVTPNAAKVGDARLRVLGAGRDTAQIAVAPMRPKKAPLMAKTLQFMRGRHKR; from the exons ATGACGTCCACAAACAATCTGGTCGATGTTGTGCGTCACTATCAGCGGAGCATCGAGAAGCATGGCGAGGACGAGAAGAGG CTCATGCACTGCATCACAAAGCTGTTCAATTTGCCCATCAAATTCGAGCACCTGCAGGAGACAGGCATCGGGAAGACGGTGAATGCCCTGCGAAAATTCAACGGCGAGGTTGGAGTGGCCGCCCGCACTCTAGTCACAAGATGGAAGGCCATGGTGGCCGCTGAGGAGGAGCCCGCCGAGCCAACGCCATCGGCAATAGGAACTACTAGCCACGAGGAGGATTCGGGCAAATCGAATGGGCGAAGGTCCAGTGAGGatgagccggagctggagtaTAAAGGCAGCAATTCATCCAGCGGCGGCGAGGACggacacagcagcagcaagcgaAAGTCCGGGCACGACGACAGCAGCTCCAAGAACAAGTCtgagaggagcagcagcagtaggcaTCACTCGAAGAGCTCAAAGTCGGACAAAGAATCGGACAAGAAACACAAGAGCAGCCGCCATGATAGGTCCAGGGATAAGGACAAGGATAAGGAACGAGAGAGCCGCAAGGAGTCCAAGGAGCACAGGGACAAGAAATCGAATGGCGAACACAAGACTAAGGACTCGTCCTCCCCAAACAagtcaagcagcagcagcagccacagaagcAGCACTAGCCAACACACCAGCAAGGCCGAGAGTCACAAAAGCGACAAAGAACACCGCAAATCAAAGCATGAAAAGAGCATCAAAGAG GATAAACCTCAGCACATCGATCAAAAGACGTCGAAGGAGAAATCGGATGTACACAAATCATCTTCCTCATCGTCCAAATCATCAAAATCATCCAAATCATCCAAGCGACACCGCAGCCCCCAGCGGCAGGAAGAGGAGCTCGCCCACAAGCCCAAAATAGCGAAAAACACAACGACCAAAGAGGCAACCGGTCAAGAGGACTCCGTGGATGGCTTCGATTCCAGCATGGGAGCCAATTTCGATGACGTTCTCGGCATGCTTAACATGCCcatgagcagcagcaagaagaacagcagcagcagagcgaaGCATGTGGCCAAGCCACATACAGCAGCCTCCACATCCTCCACAGCAACATCATCAACGgccccatcagcagcagcagctgtggcgCCATCCTTCAGGGAGGCtacctccagcagcagccgagctGTCACAACCAaa AAACCCGAACTACTGGCCTCCACCGCGAAGCTGGAGCCTCTGGATCCGAGCATTGCCCTCGAGCTGCCTACCATTTCGAACAACTACAAACCCTTGCCCCTAAATCAGACAGTCATGGATGTGGTATTCAACCATGGAGGAGGCACCCACAAGCCCTCAGCCGCCCGCTACTTCAACGAGTCTGAGGCTCTGGCCGCTGGCATTTCCTCAAAGACAATGCG CACTAAGATCTACTCAGGTGTGAGGACTGGCCAAATCCTGCAGGTGGCCTCACTTTTTGATCTGTGTACGCGAGTCCTCCAGAAGAACATCGATG CCTTGGAGTACACCGGTGGGGTGCCTTTTGAAGTGCTTCGACCTGTTCTGGAGCGGGCAACACCCCAGCAACTGTTAAACTTCGAGGAGTACAATCCGTATCTAATGGACGACAGCGATGTCCTATGGCAGATGCATGTGACGCGCAACTGTCGCAGCCAGCGGCGTGAGGAGATGGAGACGTGGCGAGAAATGTACTTG CGCTGTCAAGAGGAGAAGGATCGCAAGCTCAGCATACTCGCGGAGAGCATCAAGGCCTCGCAGAGGATTAGCGAGGCTCCTGTGCGCAAAACTCAGTTGGCATTCGTGGACTCGATGGTGAAGCCACCGCGCAGCGTTCAACGCAAGCAGGAGCAGTACGGCACCAGGGGCAAACTGATAGCTACGCCAGCCGCACGAGTGGCGGCACTCTCCAGCGTGACGCCCAATGCCGCCAAGGTGGGCGATGCCCGACTGCGCGTACTGGGCGCAGGTCGTGACACGGCGCAAATAG CTGTGGCTCCGATGCGACCCAAGAAGGCTCCTCTTATGGCCAAGACCTTGCAGTTTATGCGCGGTCGCCACAAGAGATAG
- the Rad60 gene encoding uncharacterized protein CG4449: protein MSDDDCDIFSSLRNDAPFKEIPKEVYNPSNDSLSNEIDMLLDRTTTKTRKVPKIKDTDEAKTKGKARNNKKSLEKDDKPLAKVATGGQTEETSRSLSPVSKLMLEMEQKKSKEKEQEPVSRRTRSSLGIVEKPVPKQPSPPKRKSRAKRNKVQSISAVSANSISESLGNNVAQPRPSNRKELAELAARSTVLDSIDLASSVAPRVEGFVNLDSDDEAGGSAPVEEPPAESENPPMDIALSWFGEIQNYKLRLHRRFVHMFKEVAERNNVDVDDVVIDKYDSLVEPTDTPHSIGLMKFHTLKGRALKSNNTYKQDTVPSVLLKKANKFQLKVQGAMFKRPLVIAMKKKDTFKVLYRKCADELDCDVHLVKLFFDGELLDSEDTPKDQDMEGNEIIDLQLKT, encoded by the exons ATGTCGGACGACGATTGCGATATATTCAGCTCTCTGAGAAATGATGCTCCCTTTAAAG AAATTCCCAAGGAGGTTTACAATCCGTCCAATGACTCGTTGTCCAATGAGATAGATATGCTGCTTGATCGCACTACCACGAAAACCAGAAAAGTACCCAAAATAAAGGACACAGACGAAGCAAAGACCAAGGGAAAGGCccgcaacaacaagaagagtTTGGAGAAAGATGACAAGCCCTTGGCGAAGGTTGCAACGGGCGGGCAGACAGAAGAGACGTCCCGTTCGCTCTCCCCCGTCTCCAAGCTGATGTTAGAGATGGAGCAAAAGAAGTCTAAAGAGAAAGAACAAGAGCCGGTGTCCAGACGTACCCGCTCCTCGCTGGGCATAGTTGAGAAACCTGTGCCCAAGCAGCCATCGCCGCCTAAAAGGAAATCCCgggccaaaaggaacaaagtCCAATCGATTTCCGCTGTGTCGGCAAACTCCATTTCAGAATCTTTGGGGAATAACGTTGCCCAACCAAGGCCCAGCAATCGGAAAGAGTTGGCAGAGCTAGCAGCGCGATCAACCGTTCTGGATAGCATTGACTTGGCATCGAGTGTGGCTCCGCGTGTCGAGGGTTTT GTGAATCTTGACTCTGATGACGAGGCCGGGGGCTCTGCACCAGTGGAGGAGCCACCTGCTGAATCAGAGAATCCACCCATGGATATTGCTTTGTCCTG GTTTGGAGAGATTCAAAATTACAAATTGCGGCTGCATCGGCGTTTTGTGCACATGTTCAAGGAGGTGGCCGAGCGAAATAATGTAGATGTGGATGATGTTGTGATTGACAAGTACGACAGCCTTGTAGAGCCCACCGATACGCCCCACAGCATTGGTCTTATGAAGTTTCACACTCTAA AGGGTCGAGCACTGAAGTCGAATAACACCTACAAGCAGGATACTGTGCCCTCCGTTTTGTTAAAGAAGGCGAACAAGTTTCAGTTGAAAGTTCAAGGGGCTATGTTCAAGCGGCCCCTGGTGATAGCCATGAAGAAGAAGGACACTTTCAAAGTATTATATCGAAAATGTGCCGACGAACTTGACTGCGATGTCCACCTGGTGAAGTTATT ctTTGATGGCGAACTACTGGATTCCGAGGATACGCCCAAAGACCAGGATATGGAAGGCAACGAGATAATTGATCTGCAATTGAAAACCTAA